The following are encoded in a window of Oncorhynchus keta strain PuntledgeMale-10-30-2019 chromosome 10, Oket_V2, whole genome shotgun sequence genomic DNA:
- the LOC127932483 gene encoding uncharacterized protein LOC127932483 isoform X43 → MFSGVVLGVLGDVMFSGVVLGVLGVVMFSGVVLGVLGDVMFSGVVLGVLGVVMFSGVALGVLGDVMFSGVVLGVLGDVMFSGVVLGVLGVVMFSGVVLGVLGDVMFSGVVLGVLGVVMFSGVVLGVVLLLLGLLLFMFFRQRRDRDRRPTGTASKHSAILLVSDSMTPNLDPDTGTITNPIYATATNQNPDTACDITTIYTNATNPRRDDIHFNFGPSTEVSDNVTYATVNFP, encoded by the exons ATGTTCTCTGGTGTTGTTCTGGGTGTTCTAGGTGATGTGATGTTCTCTGGTGTTGTTCTGGGTGTTCTAGGTGTTGTGATGTTCTCTGGTGTTGTTCTGGGTGTTCTAGGTGATGTGATGTTCTCTGGTGTTGTTCTGGGTGTTCTAGGTGTTGTGATGTTCTCTGGTGTTGCTCTGGGTGTTCTAG GTGATGTGATGTTCTCTGGTGTTGTTCTGGGTGTTCTAGGTGATGTGATGTTCTCTGGTGTTGTTCTGGGTGTTCTAGGTGTTGTGATGTTCTCTGGTGTTGTTCTGGGTGTTCTAG GTGATGTGATGTTCTCTGGTGTTGTTCTGGGTGTTCTAGGTGTTGTGATGTTCTCTGGTGTTGTTCTGGGTGTTGTTCTACTACTGCTGGGTCTGCTGCTGTTCATGTTCttcagacagaggagagacagagacaggagaccaacaggtacag CATCCAAACACTCTGCTATACTGTTGGTGTCTGACTCCATGACACCCAACCTAGAtccagacacaggaaccatcactAACCCCATCTACGCCACAGCAACCAATCAGAACCCAGATACAGCCTGTGACATCACCACCATCTATACCAACGCAACCAATCCTCGTCGAGATGACATCCACTTCAACTTTGGTCCGTCCACAGAGGTTTCAGACAATGTGACCTACGCTACTGTCAACTTCCCCTGA
- the LOC127932483 gene encoding uncharacterized protein LOC127932483 isoform X32, whose product MFSGVVLGVLGDVMFSGVVLGVLGVVMFSGVVLGVLGDVMFSGVVLGVLGVVMFSGVALGVLGDVMFSGVVLGVLGDVMFSGVVLGVLGVVMFSGVVLGVLGDVMFSGVVLGVLGDVMFSGVVLGVLGVVMFSGVVLGVVLLLLGLLLFMFFRQRRDRDRRPTGTASKHSAILLVSDSMTPNLDPDTGTITNPIYATATNQNPDTACDITTIYTNATNPRRDDIHFNFGPSTEVSDNVTYATVNFP is encoded by the exons ATGTTCTCTGGTGTTGTTCTGGGTGTTCTAGGTGATGTGATGTTCTCTGGTGTTGTTCTGGGTGTTCTAGGTGTTGTGATGTTCTCTGGTGTTGTTCTGGGTGTTCTAGGTGATGTGATGTTCTCTGGTGTTGTTCTGGGTGTTCTAGGTGTTGTGATGTTCTCTGGTGTTGCTCTGGGTGTTCTAG GTGATGTGATGTTCTCTGGTGTTGTTCTGGGTGTTCTAGGTGATGTGATGTTCTCTGGTGTTGTTCTGGGTGTTCTAGGTGTTGTGATGTTCTCTGGTGTTGTTCTGGGTGTTCTAG GTGATGTGATGTTCTCTGGTGTTGTTCTGGGTGTTCTAGGTGATGTGATGTTCTCTGGTGTTGTTCTGGGTGTTCTAGGTGTTGTGATGTTCTCTGGTGTTGTTCTGGGTGTTGTTCTACTACTGCTGGGTCTGCTGCTGTTCATGTTCttcagacagaggagagacagagacaggagaccaacaggtacag CATCCAAACACTCTGCTATACTGTTGGTGTCTGACTCCATGACACCCAACCTAGAtccagacacaggaaccatcactAACCCCATCTACGCCACAGCAACCAATCAGAACCCAGATACAGCCTGTGACATCACCACCATCTATACCAACGCAACCAATCCTCGTCGAGATGACATCCACTTCAACTTTGGTCCGTCCACAGAGGTTTCAGACAATGTGACCTACGCTACTGTCAACTTCCCCTGA
- the LOC127932483 gene encoding uncharacterized protein LOC127932483 isoform X12 → MFSGVVLGVLGDVMFSGVVLGVLGDVMFSGVVLGVLGDVMFSGVVLGVLGVVMFSGVVLGVLGDVMFSGVVLGVLGDVMFSGVVLGVLGVVMFSGVVLGVLGDVMFSGVVLGVLGDVMFSGVVLGVLGDVMFSGVVLGVLGVVMFSGVVLGVLGDVMFSGVVLGVLGDVMFSGVVLGVLGDVMFSGVVLGVLGVVMFSGVVLGVVLLLLGLLLFMFFRQRRDRDRRPTGTASKHSAILLVSDSMTPNLDPDTGTITNPIYATATNQNPDTACDITTIYTNATNPRRDDIHFNFGPSTEVSDNVTYATVNFP, encoded by the exons ATGTTCTCTGGTGTTGTTCTGGGTGTTCTAGGTGATGTGATGTTCTCTGGTGTTGTTCTGGGTGTTCTAG GTGATGTGATGTTCTCTGGTGTTGTTCTGGGTGTTCTAG GTGATGTGATGTTCTCTGGTGTTGTTCTGGGTGTTCTAGGTGTTGTGATGTTCTCTGGTGTTGTTCTGGGTGTTCTAG GTGATGTGATGTTCTCTGGTGTTGTTCTGGGTGTTCTAGGTGATGTGATGTTCTCTGGTGTTGTTCTGGGTGTTCTAGGTGTTGTGATGTTCTCTGGTGTTGTTCTGGGTGTTCTAGGTGATGTGATGTTCTCTGGTGTTGTTCTGGGTGTTCTAGGTGATGTGATGTTCTCTGGTGTTGTTCTGGGTGTTCTAGGTGATGTGATGTTCTCTGGTGTTGTTCTGGGTGTTCTAGGTGTTGTGATGTTCTCTGGTGTTGTTCTGGGTGTTCTAG GTGATGTGATGTTCTCTGGTGTTGTTCTGGGTGTTCTAGGTGATGTGATGTTCTCTGGTGTTGTTCTGGGTGTTCTAGGTGATGTGATGTTCTCTGGTGTTGTTCTGGGTGTTCTAGGTGTTGTGATGTTCTCTGGTGTTGTTCTGGGTGTTGTTCTACTACTGCTGGGTCTGCTGCTGTTCATGTTCttcagacagaggagagacagagacaggagaccaacaggtacag CATCCAAACACTCTGCTATACTGTTGGTGTCTGACTCCATGACACCCAACCTAGAtccagacacaggaaccatcactAACCCCATCTACGCCACAGCAACCAATCAGAACCCAGATACAGCCTGTGACATCACCACCATCTATACCAACGCAACCAATCCTCGTCGAGATGACATCCACTTCAACTTTGGTCCGTCCACAGAGGTTTCAGACAATGTGACCTACGCTACTGTCAACTTCCCCTGA
- the LOC127932483 gene encoding uncharacterized protein LOC127932483 isoform X50, translating into MFSGVVLGVLGDVMFSGVVLGVLGDVMFSGVVLGVLGDVMFSGVVLGVLGVVMFSGVVLGVLGDVMFSGVVLGVLGDVMFSGVVLGVLGDVMFSGVVLGVLGVVMFSGVVLGVVLLLLGLLLFMFFRQRRDRDRRPTGTASKHSAILLVSDSMTPNLDPDTGTITNPIYATATNQNPDTACDITTIYTNATNPRRDDIHFNFGPSTEVSDNVTYATVNFP; encoded by the exons ATGTTCTCTGGTGTTGTTCTGGGTGTTCTAGGTGATGTGATGTTCTCTGGTGTTGTTCTGGGTGTTCTAG GTGATGTGATGTTCTCTGGTGTTGTTCTGGGTGTTCTAG GTGATGTGATGTTCTCTGGTGTTGTTCTGGGTGTTCTAG GTGTTGTGATGTTCTCTGGTGTTGTTCTGGGTGTTCTAGGTGATGTGATGTTCTCTGGTGTTGTTCTGGGTGTTCTAGGTGATGTGATGTTCTCTGGTGTTGTTCTGGGTGTTCTAGGTGATGTGATGTTCTCTGGTGTTGTTCTGGGTGTTCTAGGTGTTGTGATGTTCTCTGGTGTTGTTCTGGGTGTTGTTCTACTACTGCTGGGTCTGCTGCTGTTCATGTTCttcagacagaggagagacagagacaggagaccaacaggtacag CATCCAAACACTCTGCTATACTGTTGGTGTCTGACTCCATGACACCCAACCTAGAtccagacacaggaaccatcactAACCCCATCTACGCCACAGCAACCAATCAGAACCCAGATACAGCCTGTGACATCACCACCATCTATACCAACGCAACCAATCCTCGTCGAGATGACATCCACTTCAACTTTGGTCCGTCCACAGAGGTTTCAGACAATGTGACCTACGCTACTGTCAACTTCCCCTGA
- the LOC127932483 gene encoding uncharacterized protein LOC127932483 isoform X16, producing the protein MFSGVVLGVLGDVMFSGVVLGVLGVVMFSGVVLGVLGDVMFSGVVLGVLGVVMFSGVALGVLGDVMFSGVVLGVLGVVMFSGVVLGVLGVVMFSGVVLGVLGDVMFSGVVLGVLGVVMFSGVVLGVLGDVMFSGVVLGVLGDVMFSGVVLGVLGDVMFSGVVLGVLGVVMFSGVVLGVVLLLLGLLLFMFFRQRRDRDRRPTGTASKHSAILLVSDSMTPNLDPDTGTITNPIYATATNQNPDTACDITTIYTNATNPRRDDIHFNFGPSTEVSDNVTYATVNFP; encoded by the exons ATGTTCTCTGGTGTTGTTCTGGGTGTTCTAGGTGATGTGATGTTCTCTGGTGTTGTTCTGGGTGTTCTAGGTGTTGTGATGTTCTCTGGTGTTGTTCTGGGTGTTCTAGGTGATGTGATGTTCTCTGGTGTTGTTCTGGGTGTTCTAGGTGTTGTGATGTTCTCTGGTGTTGCTCTGGGTGTTCTAG GTGATGTGATGTTCTCTGGTGTTGTTCTGGGTGTTCTAGGTGTTGTGATGTTCTCTGGTGTTGTTCTGGGTGTTCTAG GTGTTGTGATGTTCTCTGGTGTTGTTCTGGGTGTTCTAGGTGATGTGATGTTCTCTGGTGTTGTTCTGGGTGTTCTAG GTGTTGTGATGTTCTCTGGTGTTGTTCTGGGTGTTCTAGGTGATGTGATGTTCTCTGGTGTTGTTCTGGGTGTTCTAGGTGATGTGATGTTCTCTGGTGTTGTTCTGGGTGTTCTAGGTGATGTGATGTTCTCTGGTGTTGTTCTGGGTGTTCTAGGTGTTGTGATGTTCTCTGGTGTTGTTCTGGGTGTTGTTCTACTACTGCTGGGTCTGCTGCTGTTCATGTTCttcagacagaggagagacagagacaggagaccaacaggtacag CATCCAAACACTCTGCTATACTGTTGGTGTCTGACTCCATGACACCCAACCTAGAtccagacacaggaaccatcactAACCCCATCTACGCCACAGCAACCAATCAGAACCCAGATACAGCCTGTGACATCACCACCATCTATACCAACGCAACCAATCCTCGTCGAGATGACATCCACTTCAACTTTGGTCCGTCCACAGAGGTTTCAGACAATGTGACCTACGCTACTGTCAACTTCCCCTGA
- the LOC127932483 gene encoding uncharacterized protein LOC127932483 isoform X17, producing the protein MFSGVVLGVLGDVMFSGVVLGVLGVVMFSGVVLGVLGDVMFSGVVLGVLGVVMFSGVALGVLGDVMFSGVVLGVLGVVMFSGVVLGVLGDVMFSGVVLGVLGVVMFSGVVLGVLGVVMFSGVVLGVLGDVMFSGVVLGVLGDVMFSGVVLGVLGDVMFSGVVLGVLGVVMFSGVVLGVVLLLLGLLLFMFFRQRRDRDRRPTGTASKHSAILLVSDSMTPNLDPDTGTITNPIYATATNQNPDTACDITTIYTNATNPRRDDIHFNFGPSTEVSDNVTYATVNFP; encoded by the exons ATGTTCTCTGGTGTTGTTCTGGGTGTTCTAGGTGATGTGATGTTCTCTGGTGTTGTTCTGGGTGTTCTAGGTGTTGTGATGTTCTCTGGTGTTGTTCTGGGTGTTCTAGGTGATGTGATGTTCTCTGGTGTTGTTCTGGGTGTTCTAGGTGTTGTGATGTTCTCTGGTGTTGCTCTGGGTGTTCTAG GTGATGTGATGTTCTCTGGTGTTGTTCTGGGTGTTCTAGGTGTTGTGATGTTCTCTGGTGTTGTTCTGGGTGTTCTAG GTGATGTGATGTTCTCTGGTGTTGTTCTGGGTGTTCTAGGTGTTGTGATGTTCTCTGGTGTTGTTCTGGGTGTTCTAG GTGTTGTGATGTTCTCTGGTGTTGTTCTGGGTGTTCTAGGTGATGTGATGTTCTCTGGTGTTGTTCTGGGTGTTCTAGGTGATGTGATGTTCTCTGGTGTTGTTCTGGGTGTTCTAGGTGATGTGATGTTCTCTGGTGTTGTTCTGGGTGTTCTAGGTGTTGTGATGTTCTCTGGTGTTGTTCTGGGTGTTGTTCTACTACTGCTGGGTCTGCTGCTGTTCATGTTCttcagacagaggagagacagagacaggagaccaacaggtacag CATCCAAACACTCTGCTATACTGTTGGTGTCTGACTCCATGACACCCAACCTAGAtccagacacaggaaccatcactAACCCCATCTACGCCACAGCAACCAATCAGAACCCAGATACAGCCTGTGACATCACCACCATCTATACCAACGCAACCAATCCTCGTCGAGATGACATCCACTTCAACTTTGGTCCGTCCACAGAGGTTTCAGACAATGTGACCTACGCTACTGTCAACTTCCCCTGA
- the LOC127932483 gene encoding uncharacterized protein LOC127932483 isoform X42: protein MFSGVVLGVLGDVMFSGVVLGVLGVVMFSGVVLGVLGDVMFSGVVLGVLGDVMFSGVVLGVLGDVMFSGVVLGVLGVVMFSGVVLGVLGDVMFSGVVLGVLGDVMFSGVVLGVLGDVMFSGVVLGVLGVVMFSGVVLGVVLLLLGLLLFMFFRQRRDRDRRPTGTASKHSAILLVSDSMTPNLDPDTGTITNPIYATATNQNPDTACDITTIYTNATNPRRDDIHFNFGPSTEVSDNVTYATVNFP, encoded by the exons ATGTTCTCTGGTGTTGTTCTGGGTGTTCTAGGTGATGTGATGTTCTCTGGTGTTGTTCTGGGTGTTCTAGGTGTTGTGATGTTCTCTGGTGTTGTTCTGGGTGTTCTAGGTGATGTGATGTTCTCTGGTGTTGTTCTGGGTGTTCTAG GTGATGTGATGTTCTCTGGTGTTGTTCTGGGTGTTCTAG GTGATGTGATGTTCTCTGGTGTTGTTCTGGGTGTTCTAG GTGTTGTGATGTTCTCTGGTGTTGTTCTGGGTGTTCTAGGTGATGTGATGTTCTCTGGTGTTGTTCTGGGTGTTCTAGGTGATGTGATGTTCTCTGGTGTTGTTCTGGGTGTTCTAGGTGATGTGATGTTCTCTGGTGTTGTTCTGGGTGTTCTAGGTGTTGTGATGTTCTCTGGTGTTGTTCTGGGTGTTGTTCTACTACTGCTGGGTCTGCTGCTGTTCATGTTCttcagacagaggagagacagagacaggagaccaacaggtacag CATCCAAACACTCTGCTATACTGTTGGTGTCTGACTCCATGACACCCAACCTAGAtccagacacaggaaccatcactAACCCCATCTACGCCACAGCAACCAATCAGAACCCAGATACAGCCTGTGACATCACCACCATCTATACCAACGCAACCAATCCTCGTCGAGATGACATCCACTTCAACTTTGGTCCGTCCACAGAGGTTTCAGACAATGTGACCTACGCTACTGTCAACTTCCCCTGA
- the LOC127932483 gene encoding uncharacterized protein LOC127932483 isoform X30 has product MFSGVVLGVLGDVMFSGVVLGVLGVVMFSGVVLGVLGDVMFSGVVLGVLGVVMFSGVALGVLGVVMFSGVVLGVLGDVMFSGVVLGVLGVVMFSGVVLGVLGDVMFSGVVLGVLGDVMFSGVVLGVLGDVMFSGVVLGVLGVVMFSGVVLGVVLLLLGLLLFMFFRQRRDRDRRPTGTASKHSAILLVSDSMTPNLDPDTGTITNPIYATATNQNPDTACDITTIYTNATNPRRDDIHFNFGPSTEVSDNVTYATVNFP; this is encoded by the exons ATGTTCTCTGGTGTTGTTCTGGGTGTTCTAGGTGATGTGATGTTCTCTGGTGTTGTTCTGGGTGTTCTAGGTGTTGTGATGTTCTCTGGTGTTGTTCTGGGTGTTCTAGGTGATGTGATGTTCTCTGGTGTTGTTCTGGGTGTTCTAGGTGTTGTGATGTTCTCTGGTGTTGCTCTGGGTGTTCTAG GTGTTGTGATGTTCTCTGGTGTTGTTCTGGGTGTTCTAGGTGATGTGATGTTCTCTGGTGTTGTTCTGGGTGTTCTAG GTGTTGTGATGTTCTCTGGTGTTGTTCTGGGTGTTCTAGGTGATGTGATGTTCTCTGGTGTTGTTCTGGGTGTTCTAGGTGATGTGATGTTCTCTGGTGTTGTTCTGGGTGTTCTAGGTGATGTGATGTTCTCTGGTGTTGTTCTGGGTGTTCTAGGTGTTGTGATGTTCTCTGGTGTTGTTCTGGGTGTTGTTCTACTACTGCTGGGTCTGCTGCTGTTCATGTTCttcagacagaggagagacagagacaggagaccaacaggtacag CATCCAAACACTCTGCTATACTGTTGGTGTCTGACTCCATGACACCCAACCTAGAtccagacacaggaaccatcactAACCCCATCTACGCCACAGCAACCAATCAGAACCCAGATACAGCCTGTGACATCACCACCATCTATACCAACGCAACCAATCCTCGTCGAGATGACATCCACTTCAACTTTGGTCCGTCCACAGAGGTTTCAGACAATGTGACCTACGCTACTGTCAACTTCCCCTGA
- the LOC127932483 gene encoding uncharacterized protein LOC127932483 isoform X47, producing MFSGVVLGVLGDVMFSGVVLGVLGVVMFSGVVLGVLGDVMFSGVVLGVLGDVMFSGVVLGVLGVVMFSGVVLGVLGDVMFSGVVLGVLGDVMFSGVVLGVLGDVMFSGVVLGVLGVVMFSGVVLGVVLLLLGLLLFMFFRQRRDRDRRPTGTASKHSAILLVSDSMTPNLDPDTGTITNPIYATATNQNPDTACDITTIYTNATNPRRDDIHFNFGPSTEVSDNVTYATVNFP from the exons ATGTTCTCTGGTGTTGTTCTGGGTGTTCTAGGTGATGTGATGTTCTCTGGTGTTGTTCTGGGTGTTCTAGGTGTTGTGATGTTCTCTGGTGTTGTTCTGGGTGTTCTAGGTGATGTGATGTTCTCTGGTGTTGTTCTGGGTGTTCTAG GTGATGTGATGTTCTCTGGTGTTGTTCTGGGTGTTCTAG GTGTTGTGATGTTCTCTGGTGTTGTTCTGGGTGTTCTAGGTGATGTGATGTTCTCTGGTGTTGTTCTGGGTGTTCTAGGTGATGTGATGTTCTCTGGTGTTGTTCTGGGTGTTCTAGGTGATGTGATGTTCTCTGGTGTTGTTCTGGGTGTTCTAGGTGTTGTGATGTTCTCTGGTGTTGTTCTGGGTGTTGTTCTACTACTGCTGGGTCTGCTGCTGTTCATGTTCttcagacagaggagagacagagacaggagaccaacaggtacag CATCCAAACACTCTGCTATACTGTTGGTGTCTGACTCCATGACACCCAACCTAGAtccagacacaggaaccatcactAACCCCATCTACGCCACAGCAACCAATCAGAACCCAGATACAGCCTGTGACATCACCACCATCTATACCAACGCAACCAATCCTCGTCGAGATGACATCCACTTCAACTTTGGTCCGTCCACAGAGGTTTCAGACAATGTGACCTACGCTACTGTCAACTTCCCCTGA
- the LOC127932483 gene encoding uncharacterized protein LOC127932483 isoform X41 — protein MFSGVVLGVLGDVMFSGVVLGVLGVVMFSGVVLGVLGDVMFSGVVLGVLGDVMFSGVVLGVLGDVMFSGVVLGVLGVVMFSGVVLGVLGDVMFSGVVLGVLGDVMFSGVVLGVLGDVMFSGVVLGVLGVVMFSGVVLGVVLLLLGLLLFMFFRQRRDRDRRPTGTASKHSAILLVSDSMTPNLDPDTGTITNPIYATATNQNPDTACDITTIYTNATNPRRDDIHFNFGPSTEVSDNVTYATVNFP, from the exons ATGTTCTCTGGTGTTGTTCTGGGTGTTCTAGGTGATGTGATGTTCTCTGGTGTTGTTCTGGGTGTTCTAGGTGTTGTGATGTTCTCTGGTGTTGTTCTGGGTGTTCTAGGTGATGTGATGTTCTCTGGTGTTGTTCTGGGTGTTCTAG GTGATGTGATGTTCTCTGGTGTTGTTCTGGGTGTTCTAGGTGATGTGATGTTCTCTGGTGTTGTTCTGGGTGTTCTAG GTGTTGTGATGTTCTCTGGTGTTGTTCTGGGTGTTCTAGGTGATGTGATGTTCTCTGGTGTTGTTCTGGGTGTTCTAGGTGATGTGATGTTCTCTGGTGTTGTTCTGGGTGTTCTAGGTGATGTGATGTTCTCTGGTGTTGTTCTGGGTGTTCTAGGTGTTGTGATGTTCTCTGGTGTTGTTCTGGGTGTTGTTCTACTACTGCTGGGTCTGCTGCTGTTCATGTTCttcagacagaggagagacagagacaggagaccaacaggtacag CATCCAAACACTCTGCTATACTGTTGGTGTCTGACTCCATGACACCCAACCTAGAtccagacacaggaaccatcactAACCCCATCTACGCCACAGCAACCAATCAGAACCCAGATACAGCCTGTGACATCACCACCATCTATACCAACGCAACCAATCCTCGTCGAGATGACATCCACTTCAACTTTGGTCCGTCCACAGAGGTTTCAGACAATGTGACCTACGCTACTGTCAACTTCCCCTGA
- the LOC127932483 gene encoding uncharacterized protein LOC127932483 isoform X39 has product MFSGVVLGVLGDVMFSGVVLGVLGVVMFSGVVLGVLGDVMFSGVVLGVLGDVMFSGVVLGVLGDVMFSGVVLGVLGDVMFSGVVLGVLGDVMFSGVVLGVLGDVMFSGVVLGVLGDVMFSGVVLGVLGVVMFSGVVLGVVLLLLGLLLFMFFRQRRDRDRRPTGTASKHSAILLVSDSMTPNLDPDTGTITNPIYATATNQNPDTACDITTIYTNATNPRRDDIHFNFGPSTEVSDNVTYATVNFP; this is encoded by the exons ATGTTCTCTGGTGTTGTTCTGGGTGTTCTAGGTGATGTGATGTTCTCTGGTGTTGTTCTGGGTGTTCTAGGTGTTGTGATGTTCTCTGGTGTTGTTCTGGGTGTTCTAGGTGATGTGATGTTCTCTGGTGTTGTTCTGGGTGTTCTAG GTGATGTGATGTTCTCTGGTGTTGTTCTGGGTGTTCTAGGTGATGTGATGTTCTCTGGTGTTGTTCTGGGTGTTCTAGGTGATGTGATGTTCTCTGGTGTTGTTCTGGGTGTTCTAG GTGATGTGATGTTCTCTGGTGTTGTTCTGGGTGTTCTAGGTGATGTGATGTTCTCTGGTGTTGTTCTGGGTGTTCTAGGTGATGTGATGTTCTCTGGTGTTGTTCTGGGTGTTCTAGGTGTTGTGATGTTCTCTGGTGTTGTTCTGGGTGTTGTTCTACTACTGCTGGGTCTGCTGCTGTTCATGTTCttcagacagaggagagacagagacaggagaccaacaggtacag CATCCAAACACTCTGCTATACTGTTGGTGTCTGACTCCATGACACCCAACCTAGAtccagacacaggaaccatcactAACCCCATCTACGCCACAGCAACCAATCAGAACCCAGATACAGCCTGTGACATCACCACCATCTATACCAACGCAACCAATCCTCGTCGAGATGACATCCACTTCAACTTTGGTCCGTCCACAGAGGTTTCAGACAATGTGACCTACGCTACTGTCAACTTCCCCTGA
- the LOC127932483 gene encoding uncharacterized protein LOC127932483 isoform X11, translated as MFSGVVLGVLGDVMFSGVVLGVLGVVMFSGVVLGVLGVVMFSGVALGVLGVVMFSGVVLGVLGDVMFSGVVLGVLGDVMFSGVVLGVLGVVMFSGVVLGVLGDVMFSGVVLGVLGDVMFSGVVLGVLGDVMFSGVVLGVLGVVMFSGVVLGVLGDVMFSGVVLGVLGDVMFSGVVLGVLGDVMFSGVVLGVLGVVMFSGVVLGVVLLLLGLLLFMFFRQRRDRDRRPTGTASKHSAILLVSDSMTPNLDPDTGTITNPIYATATNQNPDTACDITTIYTNATNPRRDDIHFNFGPSTEVSDNVTYATVNFP; from the exons ATGTTCTCTGGTGTTGTTCTGGGTGTTCTAGGTGATGTGATGTTCTCTGGTGTTGTTCTGGGTGTTCTAGGTGTTGTGATGTTCTCTGGTGTTGTTCTGGGTGTTCTAG GTGTTGTGATGTTCTCTGGTGTTGCTCTGGGTGTTCTAG GTGTTGTGATGTTCTCTGGTGTTGTTCTGGGTGTTCTAG GTGATGTGATGTTCTCTGGTGTTGTTCTGGGTGTTCTAGGTGATGTGATGTTCTCTGGTGTTGTTCTGGGTGTTCTAGGTGTTGTGATGTTCTCTGGTGTTGTTCTGGGTGTTCTAGGTGATGTGATGTTCTCTGGTGTTGTTCTGGGTGTTCTAGGTGATGTGATGTTCTCTGGTGTTGTTCTGGGTGTTCTAGGTGATGTGATGTTCTCTGGTGTTGTTCTGGGTGTTCTAGGTGTTGTGATGTTCTCTGGTGTTGTTCTGGGTGTTCTAG GTGATGTGATGTTCTCTGGTGTTGTTCTGGGTGTTCTAGGTGATGTGATGTTCTCTGGTGTTGTTCTGGGTGTTCTAGGTGATGTGATGTTCTCTGGTGTTGTTCTGGGTGTTCTAGGTGTTGTGATGTTCTCTGGTGTTGTTCTGGGTGTTGTTCTACTACTGCTGGGTCTGCTGCTGTTCATGTTCttcagacagaggagagacagagacaggagaccaacaggtacag CATCCAAACACTCTGCTATACTGTTGGTGTCTGACTCCATGACACCCAACCTAGAtccagacacaggaaccatcactAACCCCATCTACGCCACAGCAACCAATCAGAACCCAGATACAGCCTGTGACATCACCACCATCTATACCAACGCAACCAATCCTCGTCGAGATGACATCCACTTCAACTTTGGTCCGTCCACAGAGGTTTCAGACAATGTGACCTACGCTACTGTCAACTTCCCCTGA
- the LOC127932483 gene encoding uncharacterized protein LOC127932483 isoform X48 yields MFSGVVLGVLGDVMFSGVVLGVLGVVMFSGVVLGVLGVVMFSGVALGVLGVVMFSGVVLGVLGVVMFSGVVLGVLGDVMFSGVVLGVLGDVMFSGVVLGVLGDVMFSGVVLGVLGVVMFSGVVLGVVLLLLGLLLFMFFRQRRDRDRRPTGTASKHSAILLVSDSMTPNLDPDTGTITNPIYATATNQNPDTACDITTIYTNATNPRRDDIHFNFGPSTEVSDNVTYATVNFP; encoded by the exons ATGTTCTCTGGTGTTGTTCTGGGTGTTCTAGGTGATGTGATGTTCTCTGGTGTTGTTCTGGGTGTTCTAGGTGTTGTGATGTTCTCTGGTGTTGTTCTGGGTGTTCTAG GTGTTGTGATGTTCTCTGGTGTTGCTCTGGGTGTTCTAG GTGTTGTGATGTTCTCTGGTGTTGTTCTGGGTGTTCTAG GTGTTGTGATGTTCTCTGGTGTTGTTCTGGGTGTTCTAGGTGATGTGATGTTCTCTGGTGTTGTTCTGGGTGTTCTAGGTGATGTGATGTTCTCTGGTGTTGTTCTGGGTGTTCTAGGTGATGTGATGTTCTCTGGTGTTGTTCTGGGTGTTCTAGGTGTTGTGATGTTCTCTGGTGTTGTTCTGGGTGTTGTTCTACTACTGCTGGGTCTGCTGCTGTTCATGTTCttcagacagaggagagacagagacaggagaccaacaggtacag CATCCAAACACTCTGCTATACTGTTGGTGTCTGACTCCATGACACCCAACCTAGAtccagacacaggaaccatcactAACCCCATCTACGCCACAGCAACCAATCAGAACCCAGATACAGCCTGTGACATCACCACCATCTATACCAACGCAACCAATCCTCGTCGAGATGACATCCACTTCAACTTTGGTCCGTCCACAGAGGTTTCAGACAATGTGACCTACGCTACTGTCAACTTCCCCTGA